A genome region from Glycine max cultivar Williams 82 chromosome 5, Glycine_max_v4.0, whole genome shotgun sequence includes the following:
- the LOC100811665 gene encoding uncharacterized protein isoform X2 → MNRSLEMLVDVDLAEEGILRLLFAAVYLILNKGGNDSETSAASRLLALATCFATKMLHKYGLLQHKKDTCIAEGFNKTGLLSLPPIEPVKLKTEVDFAQKLCEIAHFLEIIRNLQCRHRSIFLRASQGLVDSGEESSLISTDMLQEESQLSILPSDLESLDVLNQHELSFPLPGGNNNENLVLVPVDSESHLVSDEFGSISHLTPLEGILGKKVLPVENPREMMARWKLNNLDLKTVVRDALLSGRLPLAVLHLHQMNDFVADKEPHDTFTEVRDIGRAVAYELFLKGETELAVATLQRLGENIESYLKQLLFGTVRRSLRIQIAEEMKRYGYLGPYEWKILDDMSLIESLYPSSSFWKTYNRRLKEISIAPDSVLPVENKLRLLHNHSFHSHVIECGEIDGIVFDAWIDISESSSALEVDEDDAHVGYWAAAAVWFDAWDQRTVDRMILNQSVHSDNPILWESQLEYHVCRNHWKEVFRLLDLMPAYVLSAGSLQLNLDLLQPASSLGCNMNMKSSNYGNFLCSFEELDSVFMEVPDVQMYRFSPDICSGWMRMLVEEKLAKRFIFLKEYWEGTLEMITLLARSGFISGRDKICLEDDLTKMSSVRDGAVQALHKIFVHHCAQYNLPNLLDLYLDHHRLALENDSLYALQETAVDCEWARWLLLSRVKGCEYEASLANARSIMSRNLVPRSGLSVLELDEIIRTVDDIAEGGGEMAALATLMHAAVPIQSCLNSGGVNRHSYSSAQCTLENLRPTLQKFPTLWRTLVGACLGQDTMALLVPKAKTALSDYLNWRDDIFFSTGRDTSLLQMLPCWFPKPIRRLIQLYVQGPLGCQSFSGFPTGETLLHRDIDLFINADVHAEINAISWEATIQRHIEEELYGPLLEENGLGLEHLLHRGRALAAFNQILGHRIQNLKSEGESSTSAHGQTNIQSDVQTLLSPLGQSEETLLSSVLPIAIMHFEDSMLVASCAFLMELCGLSANKLHADIAVLKRISLFYKSSENNENLRQLSPKGSVFHAISHEGDVTESLARALADEYLHKDSPVTGTETVSKQPSRALMLVLHHLEKASLPRLVDGKTYGSWLLSGNGDGNELRSQRKAASQNWTLVTNFCRLHQLPLSTKYLAVLARDNDWIEFLSEAQIGGYSFDTVVQVASKEFSDLRLRLHMLTVLRAMQSKKKASTVLFLDSLEKGSETTFPDENMGVPVELFQILAECEKQKCSGEALLRKAKELSWSILAMVASCFLDVSSLSCLTVWLEITAARETSSIKVNDIASQIADNVGAAVNATNALPVGDRVLTFHYNRQSPKRRRLITPVSLDSSASAISDISSSSISEKIFDSQGKTMENDRKIEHFGCINVPSNSDEGPASLSKMVAVLCEQQLFLPLLRAFEMFLPSCPLLPFIRALQAFSQMRLSEASAHLGSFSARIKEEPIYLQENVGREAQIGASWISSTASTAADAVLSTCPSPYEKRCLLQLLAATDFGDGGHTAAYYRRIYWKINLAEPLLRKDNELHLGDEISDDASLLSALENNRHWEQARNWAKQLEANGAPWKSATHHVTESQAESMVAEWKEFLWDVPEERVALWSHCHTLFIRYSFPSLQAGLFFLKHAEAVEKDLPARELHELLLLSLQWLSGMISLSNPVCPLQLLREIETKVWLLAVESETQVKSEGDFNFTFSTRESGIKNDSSIIDRTASIIAKMDNHINTMRSRIVEKYESRENNQIPHKNQVMDAGLSTTFAGNMKTKRRAKGYMASRRPPLESTDKNADTDDGSSTIGLKNELQLQEENIKVEMSFSRWEERVGTAELERAVLSLLEFGQIVAAKQLQYKFSPGQIPSEFRLVDAALKLAAISTPPSNVSVPMLDEEVRSVMQSYGIMNDKHYVDPLQVLESLVTIFIEGSGRGLCKRIIAVIKAANTLGLSFFEGFNKQPIELLQLLSLKAQDSFEEANFLVQTHPMPAASIAQILAESFLKGVLAAHRGGYMDSQKEEGPAPLLWRFSDFLKWAELCPSEPEIGHALMRLVITGQEIPHACEVELLILSHHFYKSSSCLDGVDVLVALAATRVDAYVLEGDFPCLARLITGVGNFYALNFILGILIENGQLDLLLQKYSAAADTNTGTAEAVRGFRMAVLTSLKHFNPNDLDAFAMVYNHFDMKHETAALLESRAEQSCEQWFHRYNKDQNEDLLDSMRYFIEAAEVHSSIDAGNKTRKDCAQASLLSLQIRMPDFQWLYRSETNARRALVEQSRFQEALIVAEAYNLNQPSEWALVLWNQMLKPEVMEEFVAEFVAVLPLQPSMLIDLARFYRAEVAARGDQSHFSVWLTGGGLPAEWAKYLGRSFRCLLKRTRDLKLRMQLATVATGFGDVIDACTEEMDKVADNAAPLVLRKGHGGAYLPLM, encoded by the exons ATGAACAGATCTTTGGAAATGCTTGTGGATGTTGATCTAGCAGAAGAGGGAATTTTGAGATTGCTTTTTGCTGCTGTGTATCTTATACTTAATAAAGGTGGCAATGATAGTGAAACTTCTGCTGCTTCTAG GCTTCTTGCACTGGCCACTTGCTTTGCAACAAAGATGCTCCATAAATATGGGTTGCTACAACATAAAAAGGATACATGCATAGCAGAGGGCTTTAACAAGACGGGATTACTATCTCTTCCACCAATTGAACCAGTTAAACTAAAAACTGAGGTGGATTTTGCTCAGAAACTTTGTGAGATAGCTCATTTCTTGGAGATCATCCGAAATCTGCAATGTAGACATAGGTCAATATTTCTAAGGGCCAGTCAAGGATTG GTCGACAGTGGAGAAGAGTCATCTTTAATAAGTACAGACATGTTGCAGGAAGAATCCCAACTTTCAATTCTTCCATCAGATTTAGAGTCATTGGATGTGTTGAACCAACATGAGCTTTCTTTTCCTCTACCAGGCGGCAACAATAATGAAAATCTTGTGCTGGTGCCTGTTGATTCTGAGTCTCATTTGGTCTCAGATGAATTTGGCAGCATATCTCATTTAACCCCATTAGAAGGAATTTTAGGAAAGAAAGTTTTGCCTGTGGAAAATCCAAGAGAGATGATGGCACGTTGGAAGCTAAATAATCTGGACCTTAAGACTGTGGTTAGGGATGCTTTGCTCTCTGGCCGTCTTCCTTTGGCAGTTCTGCATCTTCATCAAATGAATGATTTCGTTGCTGATAAAGAGCCTCATGATACTTTTACTGAAGTTCGTGACATTGGCAGAGCTGTTGcttatgaattatttttgaaG GGTGAAACTGAACTTGCTGTTGCTACACTTCAAAGACTTGGAGAGAACATTGAATCTTATCTTAAACAACTTCTGTTTGGCACTGTAAGGAGATCCTTGCGAATCCAGATTGCTGAGGAAATGAAAAGATATGGTTATCTAGGACCATATGAGTGGAAGATATTGGATGATATGTCACTGATTGAG AGTCTCTATCCTAGCAGTAGCTTCTGGAAAACATATAATCGCCGACTGAAAGAAATCAGCATTGCACCGGACTCTGTTTTACCAGTGGAAAATAAATTAAGGCTCTTGCATAACCATTCATTTCATAGTCATGTCATTGAATGTGGTGAGATTGATGGAATTGTCTTTGATGCATGGATTGATATTAGTGAAAGTTCCTCTGCTCTGGAAGTTGATGAAGATGATGCTCATGTTGGATATTGGGCCGCAGCTGCTGTCTGGTTTGATGCCTGGGACCAAAGAACTGTTGATCGT ATGATATTGAATCAATCTGTTCATTCGGACAATCCTATATTGTGGGAGTCACAACTTGAATATCATGTTTGCCGTAACCACTGGAAGGAAGTCTTTAGACTGCTGGACTTGATGCCTGCATATGTCCTATCGGCTGGAAGCCTTCAACTCAATTTGGATCTTTTACAGCCTGCCTCATCTTTAGGATGCAATATGAATATGAAGTCTTCTAATTATGGAAATTTCTTGTGCTCTTTTGAAGAATTGGATTCTGTATTTATGGAAGTTCCAGATGTCCAAATGTATAGGTTTTCACCTGATATATGTTCTGGGTGGATGAGGATGCTTGTGGAGGAAAAGCTTGCaaaaagatttatatttttgaaggaATATTGGGAGGGGACATTGGAGATGATAACTCTCTTGGCTCGTTCAGGTTTCATATCTGGCAGAGATAAGATCTGCTTGGAGGATGATCTTACTAAGATGTCATCTGTCAGAGATGGAGCTGTACAAGCTTTGCATAAAATATTTGTACATCACTGTGCACAATATAACTTGCCAAATCTTTTGgacctttaccttgatcatcaTCGTTTGGCCCTCGAAAATGATTCACTTTATGCATTACAGGAAACTGCT GTTGATTGTGAATGGGCAAGATGGCTACTCTTATCGAGAGTTAAGGGGTGTGAATATGAGGCCTCACTTGCCAATGCTCGATCGATAATGTCACGTAATTTAGTTCCTAGAAGTGGCCTCAGTGTTCTGGAGTTAGATGAAATAATTCGAACAGTCGATGACATTGCTGAAGGAGGGGGAGAAATGGCAGCCTTGGCAACCCTGATGCATGCTGCTGTTCCGATTCAAAGCTGCTTAAATAGTGGTGGTGTAAATAGGCATAGTTATTCCTCTGCCCAGTGCACATTGGAGAACCTTAGGCCAACTTTGCAAAAGTTCCCCACATTGTGGCGCACTCTCGTTGGAGCATGTCTTGGACAAGACACAATGGCCTTGCTGGTCCCTAAGGCAAAAACTG CTTTATCCGACTATCTTAATTGGCGTGATGACATCTTCTTCTCTACTGGTCGTGATACTTCACTTCTACAAATGCTTCCATGCTGGTTTCCTAAGCCTATACGCAGATTGATACAGCTTTATGTTCAG GGTCCTCTTGGATGCCAATCATTTTCAGGGTTCCCTACAGGCGAAACTTTGCTGCACAGAGACATTGATTTATTCATAAATGCTGATGTACATGCTGAGATAAATGCAATCTCCTGGGAGGCAACGATCCAAAGACACATTGAAGAAGAATTATATGGTCCTTTACTTGAG GAAAATGGATTGGGGCTTGAGCATCTTTTACATCGGGGACGGGCATTGGCTGCTTTTAACCAAATTCTTGGCCATAGAATTCAAAATCTGAAGTCAGAAGGGGAATCTAGTACTTCAGCTCATGGACAAACTAACATTCAATCAGATGTTCAGACACTTCTCTCACCACTAGGACAAAGTGAAGAGACTCTACTTTCATCT GTTTTGCCAATTGCTATTATGCATTTTGAGGATTCCATGCTTGTTGCTTCGTGTGCTTTTCTTATGGAGCTATGTGGTTTATCAGCCAACAAACTGCACGCTGATATTGCTGTGCTAAAACGGATATCTCTGTTCTACAAATCAagtgaaaataatgaaaatctCAGGCAATTATCACCTAAGGGATCTGTGTTTCATGCAATATCCCATGAAGGTGATGTAACAGAATCTCTTGCTCGAGCTTTAGCTGATGAATATTTGCACAAGGATTCTCCTGTAACTGGTACTGAGACTGTAAGTAAACAACCTTCACGAGCTCTTATGCTTGTGTTGCACCATTTGGAAAAGGCTAGCCTTCCTCGGTTGGTTGATGGAAAAACATATGGGTCATGGCTATTAAGTGGAAATGGTGATGGAAATGAGTTAAGATCTCAACGAAAGGCTGCTAGTCAGAACTGGACTTTGGTAACAAATTTTTGTAGATTGCACCAGCTTCCATTAAGTACTAAGTACCTTGCTGTATTAGCTAGAGACAATGACTGG attgaatttttgtctgaagcTCAGATTGGAGGATATTCATTTGATACAGTAGTCCAAGTG GCATCAAAGGAGTTTAGTGATCTGCGTCTCCGACTTCATATGTTAACAGTTTTGAGAGCAATGCAGTCAAAGAAAAAGGCAAGCACTGTATTGTTCTTGGATTCACTGGAGAAAGGCAGTGAAACAACCTTTCCTGATGAAAACATGGGTGTTCCAGTTGAACTCTTCCAAATATTAGCAGAGTGTGAAAAGCAAAAATGTTCTGGAGAGGCTCTCTTGAGGAAAGCAAAAGAGTTGTCATGGTCAATATTGGCAATGGTTGCTTCATGTTTCCTTGATGTCTCTTCATTGTCATGCCTGACAGTTTGGTTGGAAATTACTGCAGCAAG AGAAACTTCATCCATTAAGGTGAATGATATCGCTTCCCAGATTGCAGACAATGTTGGAGCAGCTGTAAATGCTACTAATGCCTTGCCTGTCGGTGACAGAGTACTTACATTTCATTACAATAGGCAGAGTCCTAAACGTCGACGGCTAATAACTCCTGTTTCACTAGACTCCTCTGCTTCTGCAATATCTGACATCTCTAGCTCTTCtataagtgaaaaaatatttgattcccAAGGTAAAACTATGGAGAATGATAGAAAAATAGAACATTTTGGATGCATTAATGTTCCTAGTAATTCCGATGAAGGGCCTGCTTCTCTCTCAAAGATGGTTGCAGTGCTTTGTGAACAACAATTGTTCTTGCCCTTGCTAAGGGCATTCGAGATGTTCCTTCCATCATGCCCCTTGCTTCCATTCATCCGCGCTCTTCAA GCATTTTCGCAAATGCGCCTCTCAGAGGCTTCTGCACATTTGGGTTCCTTTTCTGCACGAATTAAGGAAGAACCAATCTACTTACAGGAAAATGTAGGAAGAGAGGCGCAGATTGGGGCATCATGGATTAGTTCTACTGCTTCAACAGCTGCTGATGCTGTGCTTTCAACCTGCCCATCTCCTTATGAAAAAAGATGCTTACTGCAACTTCTTGCTGCTACTGACTTCGGTGATGGTGGACATACTGCAGCATACTATCGAAGGATTTATTGGAAAATTAATTTAGCAGAGCCTTTACTTCGTAAAGATAATGAGTTGCATTTAGGTGATGAAATTTCAGATGATGCTTCACTCTTATCTGCACTAGAGAATAATAGGCACTGGGAGCAAGCAAGGAACTGGGCCAAGCAGTTGGAGGCCAATGGTGCACCCTGGAAATCTGCTACGCATCATGTTACTGAATCTCAG GCTGAATCTATGGTAGCTGAATGGAAGGAGTTTCTTTGGGATGTGCCAGAAGAGAGGGTTGCTTTATGGAGCCACTGCCACACACTATTCATCAGATATTCCTTCCCTTCTCTTCAA GCTgggttattttttcttaaacatgCCGAAGCTGTGGAGAAAGATCTTCCTGCGAGGGAGCTTCATGAACTTTTATTGCTTTCTCTGCAATGGCTGAGTGGGATGATAAGTCTTTCCAATCC TGTCTGTCCATTGCAACTTCTGCGTGAAATTGAAACCAAAGTATGGCTCCTGGCCGTTGAGTCTGAGACTCAGGTGAAGAGTGAAGGAGATTTCAATTTTACCTTTTCCACCAGGGAGAGTGGTATCAAGAACGACTCCAGTATTATTGATCGAACTGCTAGTATAATAGCAAAGATGGACAACCATATAAATACAATGAGGAGTAGAATTGTAGAAAAATACGAGTCCAGGGAAAATAACCAAATCCCCCACAAGAATCAAGTGATGGATGCTGGTCTTTCAACTACTTTTGCTGGGAATATGAAGACAAAAAGAAGGGCCAAAGGATACATGGCATCAAGGCGCCCACCTCTTGAATCCACAGATAAAAATGCTGATACTGATGATGGCTCTAGTACTATTGGTTTAAAGAATGAGTTGCAGCTGCAAGAGGAAAACATAAAAGTGGAAATGTCTTTTTCTAGGTGGGAAGAAAGGGTCGGAACAGCAGAGCTAGAAAGGGCTGTACTTTCCTTATTGgaatttggacaaattgtggCCGCCAAGCAACTACAGTATAAATTCTCTCCTGGGCAAATACCATCTGAGTTTAGACTTGTTGATGCAGCCTTGAAGCTTGCTGCTATTTCAACACCTCCTAGCAATGTATCAGTGCCAATGCTTGATGAGGAAGTGCGTTCAGTTATGCAGTCATACGGTATAATGAATGATAAGCACTATGTTGACCCGCTGCAG GTTTTGGAGAGTTTGGTGACCATTTTTATTGAAGGCAGTGGGCGTGGGCTGTGTAAGAGAATAATAGCAGTTATAAAAGCTGCAAACACCTTGGGCCTCTCATTTTTTGAGGGGTTCAACAAGCAACCAATTGAACTACTACAGCTGCTTTCGCTTAAAGCACAAGATTCCTTTGAGGAGGCCAACTTTCTGGTTCAGACTCATCCAATGCCAGCGGCAAGTATTGCTCAAATACTTGCAGAATCTTTTCTAAAG GGTGTGTTGGCTGCACATCGTGGAGGATATATGGATTCACAGAAGGAGGAAGGGCCTGCTCCATTGCTGTGGAGATTTTCGGACTTCTTGAAGTGGGCAGAGCTTTGTCCCTCTGAACCAGAAATTGGACATGCTTTAATGCGTTTGGTGATTACTGGACAAGAAATACCACATGCGTGTGAG GTTGAGCTTCTTATTCTGTCTCACCACTTCTACAAATCATCTTCTTGCCTTGATGGAGTTGATGTTCTTGTGGCCCTTGCTGCAACTAGGGTTGATGCTTATGTCTTGGAGGGTGATTTTCCATGTTTGGCTCGCTTGATAACTGGAGTTGGAAATTTTTATGCTCTCAATTTCATTCTTGGCATTCTTATAGAAAACGGTCAGTTGGATCTTCTTCTTCAGAAGTATTCTGCTGCTGCAGACACAAACACTGGCACTGCTGAGGCTGTCAGAGGATTTCGAATGGCTGTTCTTACATCCTTGAAGCATTTCAACCCCAATGACCTTGATGCATTTGCCATG GTCTACAATCATTTTGATATGAAACATGAGACGGCAGCTCTTTTAGAGTCACGTGCAGAGCAGTCATGTGAGCAGTGGTTTCACCGCTACAACAAAGACCAGAATGAAGACTTGTTGGATTCCATGCGCTACTTCATTGAAGCTGCTGAAGTTCACTCTTCAATCGATGCTGGCAACAAAACACGTAAGGATTGTGCTCAGGCTTCCCTTCTGTCCCTTCAAATACGAATGCCAGACTTCCAATGGCTTTATAGATCAGAAACCAATGCTAGACGAGCGTTAGTTGAGCAGTCTCGATTTCAAGAAGCTCTGATTGTAGCTGAAGCTTATAACCTGAACCAGCCAAGTGAGTGGGCTTTAGTACTCTGGAATCAGATGCTTAAACCTGAAGTAATGGAGGAGTTTGTGGCTGAATTTGTGGCAGTTTTACCTCTTCAGCCTTCAATGCTGATTGATTTAGCTAGGTTCTATAGAGCTGAAGTTGCCGCCAGAGGGGACCAATCCCATTTCTCTGTCTGGCTCACAGGGGGAGGATTGCCAGCTGAATGGGCTAAATATTTAGGAAGATCATTCAGGTGCTTACTGAAGCGAACAAGGGATTTGAAGTTGCGGATGCAGTTGGCTACAGTGGCAACTGGATTTGGGGATGTCATTGATGCATGTACAGAAGAAATGGATAAGGTCGCTGACAATGCAGCACCACTAGTTCTGAGGAAGGGTCATGGTGGAGCTTACCTCCCTTTAATGTGA